One region of Oncorhynchus mykiss isolate Arlee chromosome 8, USDA_OmykA_1.1, whole genome shotgun sequence genomic DNA includes:
- the LOC118965563 gene encoding uncharacterized protein LOC118965563 isoform X2, protein MAALLHSIVFLSALVQGSDFSSVFVLKGQDVRLDVQENVQLKELEFFKWSFGSANIVRCTDTLPVRVSPGYNNRVEFYKGNFSLLLKNIQEGDSGPYTAVVSGDKEKTIIVHQLVLQERVEPPVLTVDSNSTVNVTCNVTVTCRGQNTSVTSSCNSRTCSQVGRERRGAETSTVPLLSVYLAGGSIICNHSNQVSWANDTKERVELCPMKSGGKEDIINTDYATVGNPDNSQAGGEEQVSPGPTTPTIYSTVGLPQHQPVNHQPLPVDLP, encoded by the exons ATGGCAGCTCTCTTACATTCCATTGTTTTTCTATCAGCTCTAGTCCAAGGATCAG ATTTCAGCTCTGTGTTTGTGCTGAAGGGACAGGATGTTCGTCTGGATGTCCAGGAAAATGTTCAACTGAAAGAGTTAGAGTTTTTTAAGTGGAGCTTCGGATCAGCTAATATTGTAAGATGCACTGATACATTGCCAGTGAGAGTGTCTCCTGGGTACAACAACAGGGTTGAGTTTTATAAGGGAAACTTCTCTCTGCTACTGAAGAACATACAGGAAGGAGACAGTGGACCGTATACTGCAGTAGTGAGTGGTGACAAAGAAAAGACTATTATTGTACACCAGTTAGTTCTCCAAG AGAGAGTTGAGCCTCCAGTCCTGACAGTGGACTCTAACTCCACCGTCAATGTCACCTGTAACGTGACTGTGACCTGCAGAGGTCAGAACACCTCTGTCACCTCCAGCTGTAACAGCCGCACCTGCTCtcaggtgggaagagagaggagaggggctgagaCCTCTACTGTCCCCCTGCTCTCTGTCTATTTGGCAGGGGGTTCCATCATCTGTAACCACAGCAACCAAGTCAGCTGGGCCAATGACACCAAGGAGCGAGTGGAACTCTGTCCAATGAAATCTG GTGGCAAAGAGGATATTATAAACACAGATTATGCTACAGTTGGG AATCCAGATAACAGTCAAGCAGGTGGTGAAGAGCAGGTGTCTCCAGGTCCAACAACACCCACCATCTACAGTACGGTGGGACTACCCCAACACCAGCCTGTTAACCACCAGCCTTTGCCTGTGGACCTCCCATGA
- the LOC118965563 gene encoding uncharacterized protein LOC118965563 isoform X1, with protein sequence MAALLHSIVFLSALVQGSDFSSVFVLKGQDVRLDVQENVQLKELEFFKWSFGSANIVRCTDTLPVRVSPGYNNRVEFYKGNFSLLLKNIQEGDSGPYTAVVSGDKEKTIIVHQLVLQERVEPPVLTVDSNSTVNVTCNVTVTCRGQNTSVTSSCNSRTCSQVGRERRGAETSTVPLLSVYLAGGSIICNHSNQVSWANDTKERVELCPMKSGEKANYNYALAVGAPVCVVGFMALIGFVCQKQNKYKLTAPSYCSGKEDIINTDYATVGNPDNSQAGGEEQVSPGPTTPTIYSTVGLPQHQPVNHQPLPVDLP encoded by the exons ATGGCAGCTCTCTTACATTCCATTGTTTTTCTATCAGCTCTAGTCCAAGGATCAG ATTTCAGCTCTGTGTTTGTGCTGAAGGGACAGGATGTTCGTCTGGATGTCCAGGAAAATGTTCAACTGAAAGAGTTAGAGTTTTTTAAGTGGAGCTTCGGATCAGCTAATATTGTAAGATGCACTGATACATTGCCAGTGAGAGTGTCTCCTGGGTACAACAACAGGGTTGAGTTTTATAAGGGAAACTTCTCTCTGCTACTGAAGAACATACAGGAAGGAGACAGTGGACCGTATACTGCAGTAGTGAGTGGTGACAAAGAAAAGACTATTATTGTACACCAGTTAGTTCTCCAAG AGAGAGTTGAGCCTCCAGTCCTGACAGTGGACTCTAACTCCACCGTCAATGTCACCTGTAACGTGACTGTGACCTGCAGAGGTCAGAACACCTCTGTCACCTCCAGCTGTAACAGCCGCACCTGCTCtcaggtgggaagagagaggagaggggctgagaCCTCTACTGTCCCCCTGCTCTCTGTCTATTTGGCAGGGGGTTCCATCATCTGTAACCACAGCAACCAAGTCAGCTGGGCCAATGACACCAAGGAGCGAGTGGAACTCTGTCCAATGAAATCTG GGGAGAAGGCGAACTACAACTATGCTCTCGCAGTCGGAGCACCTGTCTGCGTAGTTGGATTCATGGCCCTGATTGGTTTTGTTTGTCAAAAGCAAAACAAATATAAGCTCACTGCTCCATCCTATTGCA GTGGCAAAGAGGATATTATAAACACAGATTATGCTACAGTTGGG AATCCAGATAACAGTCAAGCAGGTGGTGAAGAGCAGGTGTCTCCAGGTCCAACAACACCCACCATCTACAGTACGGTGGGACTACCCCAACACCAGCCTGTTAACCACCAGCCTTTGCCTGTGGACCTCCCATGA